One genomic region from Scomber scombrus chromosome 19, fScoSco1.1, whole genome shotgun sequence encodes:
- the LOC134000921 gene encoding TLE family member 5-like produces the protein MMFPQSRHSASSQSSQPLKFTTSDSCDRIKDEFQFLQAQYHSLKLECDKLASEKSEMQRHYIMYYEMSYGLNIEMHKQAEIVKRLNGICAQVLPFLSQEHQQQVMGAIERAKQVTPPEMNSIIRQQLQVQHLSQLQGLALPVTPLPLGLTPPTLPAVSSSSGLLSLSSILANYSHGQAQAVKEDKAREAAERAPRGEDGDKSD, from the exons ATGATGTTTCCTCAATCAAGGCACTCG GCGTCCTCTCAGTCCAGTCAACCTCTTAAGTTCACCACCTCTGACTCCTGTGACCGCATCAAGGATGAGTTCCAGTTCCTCCAAGCACAGTACCACAG tttaaagctggagtgtgaTAAACTGGCCTCTGAAAAGTCAGAGATGCAGCGTCACTATATCATG TACTATGAAATGTCGTACGGGCTGAACATTGAAATGCATAAACAG gCTGAAATCGTGAAGAGATTGAACGGGATCTGTGCTCAGGTGCTGCCTTTCCTGTCACAGGAG CATCAGCAGCAAGTCATGGGCGCCATAGAAAGAGCCAAGCAGGTCACCCCACCTGAGATGAACTCCATCATACGG CAACAGCTGCAGGTGCAACACCTGTCCCAGCTCCAGGGCCTGGCCCTGCCTGTGACCCCACTGCCCCTGGGCCTCACCCCTCCCACCCTGCCTGCTGTCTCCTCCAGCTCCGGCctgctctccctctcctccatccTGGCCAACTACTCACACGGCCAGGCCCAGGCAGTGAAAGAGGACAAGGCCAGAGAGGCCGCGGAGAGAGCGCCCAGAGGAGAGGACGGGGATAAGTCAGACTAG
- the LOC134001129 gene encoding phospholipid phosphatase 2-like — MPEQGKKLILIVVDILCVFVAALPSAILTLMFTPYQRGIYCDDKSISYPYRRDTISHGAMAAVTITCSIVIITTGEAYLVYTKRLHSNSQFNQYLSALYKVVGTFLFGAAVSQSLTDLAKFTIGRPRPNFLSVCNPEVCNGYMLQINCTGAPRNVTESRLSFYSGHSAFGMYCMLFLSLYVQARMQGKWTRLVRPTIQFFLVAFSLYVGYTRVSDYKHHWSDVLVGLLQGALIAVLTVRYVSDFFKQRTPLCTQPNTAESEHLERKPSPQPPDSQHGNHYNYSGPV, encoded by the exons CGGCTCTGCCTTCAGCTATCCTGACGCTGATGTTCACCCCGTACCAGCGAGGAATCTACTGCGATGACAAGAGCATCAGCTATCCCTACAGGAGAGACACCATTTCTCATGGAGCCATGGCTGCCGTCACCATCACCTGCTCCATAGTCATT ATCACTACAGGAGAGGCCTACCTTGTGTACACCAAACGTCTGCACTCCAACTCTCAGTTCAACCAGTACCTGTCAGCTCTCTACAAAGTGGTGGGCACCTTCCTGTTTGGAGCAGCCGTCAGCCAGTCACTGACCGACCTGGCCAAGTTCACAATAGGTCGTCCCCGTCCTAACTTCTTATCCGTGTGCAACCCAGAAGTCTGTAATGGATACATGCTGCAGATCAACTGTACTGGCGCTCCGCGCAATGTGACTGAATCCAG GTTGTCCTTCTACTCCGGCCACTCGGCCTTCGGGATGTACTGCATGCTTTTCCTGTCG ctttATGTCCAGGCCCGAATGCAGGGGAAGTGGACGCGTCTGGTTCGACCCACCATCCAGTTCTTCCTGGTGGCGTTTTCTCTGTACGTGGGATACACACGCGTGTCTGACTACAAACACCACTGGAGCGACGTACTGGTGGGACTGCTGCAGGGAGCTCTCATCGCTGTGCTCACT GTCAGATACGTGTCAGACTTCTTCAAACAGCGCACTCCGCTCTGCACGCAACCAAACACGGCAGAGAGCGAACACCTGGAGCGCAAACCCAGCCCACAGCCCCCCGACTCACAGCACGGAAACCACTACAACTACTCTGGACCTGTATGA